In one Bradyrhizobium cosmicum genomic region, the following are encoded:
- a CDS encoding ABC transporter permease, translating to MTDAALPASPTTTRADELDSPARRARRRLFKRKAAVFGLVVITAFILLAALAPLVVPYDPIATSWSLVRKPPTAAHCFGTDDLGRDILSRVVYGARASLMAGLISVAIALGIGVPLGLLAGYRGGFTDALISRITDAMLACPFLILAIALAAFLGPSLGNAMIAIGISATPIFIRLTRGQVLVVKAEDYVEAARALGNPPWRIAFSHILPNILPSLLVQATLSIAAAIIAEAALSFLGLGQQPPAPSWGSMLNSAQRFLTQAPWMAIWPGLAIFLVVLSLNLLGDGLRDALDPRQR from the coding sequence ATGACCGACGCCGCACTGCCAGCCAGCCCCACCACCACCCGGGCCGATGAGCTCGACAGCCCGGCCCGCCGCGCCCGGCGCCGGCTGTTCAAGCGCAAGGCCGCCGTGTTCGGGCTCGTCGTGATCACGGCATTCATCCTCCTTGCGGCCCTTGCGCCGCTGGTCGTGCCCTATGATCCCATCGCGACGAGCTGGAGCCTGGTGCGCAAGCCGCCCACCGCGGCGCACTGCTTCGGCACCGACGATCTCGGCCGCGACATCCTCAGCCGTGTCGTCTACGGCGCGCGGGCCTCACTGATGGCGGGTTTGATCTCGGTCGCGATTGCGCTCGGCATCGGCGTGCCGCTCGGCCTGCTCGCCGGTTATCGCGGCGGGTTCACCGATGCGCTGATCAGCCGGATCACCGATGCGATGCTGGCCTGCCCGTTCCTGATCCTGGCGATTGCGCTGGCGGCGTTCCTCGGCCCGAGCCTCGGCAACGCCATGATCGCGATCGGCATCTCGGCCACTCCGATCTTCATCCGCCTGACGCGCGGCCAGGTACTGGTCGTCAAGGCGGAAGACTATGTCGAGGCCGCCCGCGCGCTCGGCAATCCGCCGTGGCGAATCGCGTTCTCGCACATCCTGCCGAACATCCTGCCGTCGCTGCTGGTACAGGCGACGCTGTCGATCGCCGCCGCCATCATCGCGGAGGCGGCGCTGTCATTCCTCGGCCTCGGCCAGCAGCCGCCCGCGCCATCCTGGGGCAGCATGCTCAATTCGGCCCAGCGCTTCCTGACCCAGGCGCCCTGGATGGCGATCTGGCCGGGGCTTGCGATCTTCCTCGTGGTGCTGTCGCTGAACCTGCTCGGCGACGGCCTGCGCGACGCGCTCGACCCA
- a CDS encoding ABC transporter permease, with protein MLNFLARRIAQIIPTLFFVSVLIFSLQQLLPGDPALVMAGEERDPAVIEQIRQQYKLDQPIPVQYVYWLKGVLTGNFGESLRNKMPVRELIAQKLPVTLQLGSMAIVIAFCIGIPAGIISAVKKGTAWDYGANLFALWGISTPNFWLGILLIFLFSIKLGWLPASGYVPLTENWRASLAATIMPAFVLGNAISAILMRHTRSAMLQVLESDYVRTARAKGLSERSVILKHAMRNALTPIITLGALELGTLLSGAVLTEQIFSIPGFGKLIVDAVFNRDYAVVQGVVLVTATVYITLNLIADVAYVLVNPRLRG; from the coding sequence ATGCTGAACTTCCTCGCCCGCCGCATCGCGCAGATCATCCCGACACTGTTCTTCGTGTCGGTGCTGATCTTCTCGCTGCAACAGCTACTGCCGGGCGATCCCGCGCTGGTGATGGCCGGCGAGGAGCGCGATCCCGCCGTGATCGAGCAGATCCGCCAGCAGTACAAGCTCGATCAGCCGATCCCCGTGCAGTACGTCTACTGGCTCAAGGGCGTCCTGACCGGAAACTTCGGCGAGTCGCTGCGCAACAAGATGCCGGTGCGCGAGCTGATCGCGCAGAAGCTGCCGGTGACGCTCCAGCTCGGCTCGATGGCGATCGTGATCGCGTTTTGCATCGGCATTCCCGCCGGCATCATCTCCGCGGTGAAGAAGGGCACGGCGTGGGACTATGGCGCCAATCTGTTCGCGCTGTGGGGCATCTCGACGCCGAATTTCTGGCTTGGAATTCTCCTCATCTTCCTGTTTTCGATCAAGCTGGGCTGGCTGCCGGCCTCTGGCTACGTGCCGCTCACCGAGAACTGGCGCGCGAGCCTGGCTGCGACCATCATGCCCGCCTTCGTGCTCGGCAACGCGATTTCCGCGATCCTGATGCGGCACACCCGCAGCGCCATGCTTCAGGTGCTGGAGAGCGACTATGTCCGCACCGCGCGCGCGAAGGGATTGTCGGAACGCTCCGTGATCCTGAAGCATGCCATGCGCAACGCGCTGACGCCGATCATCACGCTCGGCGCTCTCGAACTCGGCACGCTGCTGTCGGGCGCGGTGCTGACCGAGCAGATCTTCTCCATTCCCGGTTTCGGCAAGCTGATCGTGGATGCCGTGTTCAACCGTGACTACGCCGTGGTGCAGGGCGTGGTGCTGGTGACGGCCACGGTTTACATCACTCTCAACCTGATTGCCGACGTCGCCTATGTCCTCGTCAATCCGCGGCTGCGAGGCTAG